One Nicotiana tomentosiformis chromosome 4, ASM39032v3, whole genome shotgun sequence genomic window carries:
- the LOC104096119 gene encoding UPF0481 protein At3g47200-like has protein sequence MSHSIEITPIDHRTPLLRQATKDEIEEEKKVDHLIEKKETNGQDQVNKSANKIIDEIYEDLDMNSAMKSTTIFKVSVGLRESNPDAYKPKVISIGPYHKHNPELRSMEKYKLRYLQRFLRRKEGIDVESCIRELEDEALNCYDDIENLDSDIVGKFSKLLLLDGCFLVEFIRERYGIYPEEEGWIIPGNCISNQVRRDLLLVENQLPFFVLTKLHHMTMDDEDEIPFTTMVKWIFLPSLPKMTPASFNESEGNAAEIKHLLQVVHMSCHPSEIKTTSLTNPSMETEHSWKSLCCNPLQIIRSKDKPIDKDHLTGHNVMPNATELSEAGVSFVKVGYIYNKLRKENYGDNTSLFDIKFENGLMRIPSFNVTDSTETLLRNLIAYEQQSSHVRPRYFSDFAIFMDYLIDSERDVNLLRHKGIIRNRIGEDKEIASLFNKIGKGVIVSSENFYYKEECRKLVQHYEQPWNLMKASLRRNYFSSPWVGASTVAAVILLILTAMQTVLAFTDD, from the exons ATGTCACACTCTATTGAGATTACCCCAATAGATCACCGAACTCCACTGCTTCGTCAAGCAACAAAAGATGAG atagaagaagagaagaaagtggATCATCTAATCGAGAAAAAGGAAACAAATGGTCAAGATCAAGTCAATAAATCTGCAAATAAAATCATAGATGAAATATATGAGGATTTGGACATGAATTCGGCTATGAAATCCACCACCATATTCAAAGTAAGTGTGGGGTTACGTGAATCAAATCCAGATGCTTATAAGCCAAAGGTGATCTCCATTGGTCCTTACCATAAACATAATCCTGAACTTCGCTCCATGGAAAAGTATAAACTACGTTACTTACAGCGATTCCTCCGCAGGAAAGAGGGGATTGATGTGGAAAGTTGCATTAGGGAACTGGAGGATGAAGCATTAAACTGTTATGACGATATAGAGAACCTTGACAGTGATATTGTCGGCAAATTTTCAAAACTACTGTTACTTGATGGTTGTTTTCTAGTTGAATTCATTCGAGAGCGTTATGGAATATATCCAGAAGAAGAAGGTTGGATTATCCCTGGAAATTGCATAAGTAATCAAGTACGTCGAGATCTGTTGTTAGTAGAAAACCAACTTCCTTTCTTTGTCCTCACAAAGCTTCATCACATGACTATGGATGATGAAGATGAAATACCATTCACAACAATGGTGAAGTGGATCTTTTTACCTTCATTACCGAAGATGACCCCTGCATCTTTTAATGAGAGTGAAGGTAATGCCGCAGAAATCAAACATTTACTTCAAGTTGTACACATGTCATGTCACCCTTCTGAGATTAAAACTACTAGCCTAACGAATCCTAGCATGGAAACAGAACATTCCTGGAAAAGCTTATGTTGTAATCCTTTGCAAATAATTAGGTCAAAAGATAAGCCAATAGATAAGGACCACCTAACGGGGCATAACGTCATGCCAAACGCAACAGAGCTTTCCGAAGCTGGAGTTAGCTTCGTAAAAGTCGGATATATTTATAATAAATTGAGGAAAGAAAACTATGGAGATAACACAAGTTTATTTGATATCAAATTTGAAAACGGGTTAATGAGAATTCCTAGTTTTAATGTCACTGATAGTACGGAGACTCTCCTGCGTAATCTGATAGCATACGAGCAACAGTCGTCTCATGTACGTCCTAGATATTTCAGTGATTTTGCAATTTTCATGGATTATCTTATTGACTCGGAGAGAGATGTGAATTTGCTTCGCCATAAAGGAATCATCAGGAATAGGATAGGGGAGGACAAAGAAATAGCTAGCCTTTTTAACAAGATTGGGAAAGGGGTCATCGTTTCATCTGAGAACTTCTATTACAAAGAAGAATGCAGAAAATTAGTTCAACATTATGAACAACCATGGAACCTAATGAAGGCAAGTTTGAGGCGCAATTATTTTAGTAGTCCGTGGGTAGGAGCTTCAACTGTGGCAGCTGTCATACTCCTCATACTCACAGCTATGCAGACTGTTCTAGCTTTCACTGATGATTAA